One genomic segment of Methylosinus sp. C49 includes these proteins:
- a CDS encoding HAMP domain-containing sensor histidine kinase produces MSAFRSVAARLSVYVVIAQVVGYIATHVFVHIFSAFGIVPGGPEFWNDPAFPNIHSLTAASVTRFPDGILRLDPTPELRAFIERTPTLRLAVFDPKTMSELPGSSPDLVSRIKNNEGVRPISLSYRLEGDQGGDLKGAMVLSNTRHGRLEIATYGYVSSWSDLPYWMYMAGAGDIQYHLFEILVVAIIGWVTLKRGLAPLDSLVRQAELIDLVSLDRRLSVRGAPSEIRPLVASMNDALERLDDDVKRQRRFLANAAHELRTPVAILTERLDHPDEVGFVSDLKRDARRIRSIVEQLLASARLRSRRDVSTTIDLAEVAQAAVDDHVLLALKNRRNLAAEVTPKPVVVAGDRQALESIIGNLIDNALRAEPEGGTVLVRVGADATVAVIDHGEGVAESDRNLIFEPFWRKTDAKPGAGLGLAIVKELMEAHDGRISLEETPGGGATFKLLFQTIRAPR; encoded by the coding sequence ATGAGCGCATTTCGCTCGGTCGCCGCGCGGCTGTCCGTCTATGTCGTGATCGCGCAAGTCGTCGGCTATATAGCGACGCATGTCTTCGTTCATATTTTTAGCGCGTTCGGAATCGTTCCCGGCGGACCGGAATTCTGGAATGATCCCGCTTTTCCCAATATCCACTCTCTGACGGCTGCGTCGGTGACGCGATTTCCTGACGGAATCCTGCGTCTCGATCCTACGCCCGAATTGCGCGCCTTTATCGAACGCACCCCGACGTTGCGCCTCGCTGTATTCGACCCGAAGACGATGTCGGAGTTGCCAGGGTCGTCGCCGGATCTCGTATCCCGCATCAAGAATAATGAGGGCGTTAGGCCGATCAGCCTATCGTATCGGCTCGAGGGCGATCAGGGGGGCGATCTCAAAGGCGCGATGGTGCTGTCCAACACGCGCCACGGAAGATTGGAGATCGCGACCTATGGCTATGTGTCCTCCTGGAGCGATCTGCCCTACTGGATGTATATGGCAGGAGCGGGGGACATCCAATATCATCTCTTCGAGATTCTCGTGGTCGCAATCATTGGATGGGTGACGTTGAAGCGGGGGCTCGCACCCTTGGATTCGCTTGTCAGACAAGCGGAGCTCATCGATTTGGTGTCGCTCGACCGGCGTCTATCGGTTCGCGGGGCGCCGTCCGAGATTCGGCCTCTCGTCGCCTCGATGAACGATGCGCTCGAACGCCTAGATGACGATGTGAAACGGCAACGTCGGTTCCTCGCCAACGCCGCGCATGAATTGCGCACGCCCGTGGCAATTCTCACCGAGCGACTCGACCATCCAGACGAGGTCGGCTTCGTCAGTGATCTGAAGCGCGACGCGCGGCGAATTCGCTCGATCGTGGAACAGCTTCTCGCCTCGGCGCGGCTGCGGAGCCGCAGGGACGTTTCCACGACGATCGATCTTGCCGAAGTCGCGCAGGCGGCTGTCGACGATCATGTGCTGCTGGCGCTCAAAAACAGACGTAATCTGGCTGCCGAAGTGACCCCGAAGCCGGTCGTCGTCGCGGGAGACAGGCAGGCGCTGGAAAGCATCATCGGTAATCTTATCGACAATGCGCTGCGCGCGGAACCGGAAGGGGGAACCGTGCTCGTGCGTGTCGGCGCCGACGCCACCGTCGCCGTGATCGATCATGGAGAGGGGGTCGCGGAATCGGATCGCAATCTGATCTTCGAACCATTCTGGCGCAAGACGGACGCGAAGCCCGGAGCCGGGCTCGGCCTCGCTATCGTCAAAGAACTGATGGAGGCGCATGACGGCCGCATTTCGCTCGAGGAGACGCCCGGCGGCGGCGCCACATTCAAATTGTTGTTCCAAACAATTCGAGCGCCGCGTTGA
- a CDS encoding response regulator transcription factor has protein sequence MRILIVEDEVDMAHLICKRLGKAGYACDHVANLADAQEALQQFPYQLMLLDRRLPDGDGAEAVPVMRALRPSVRIMIVTALDAPRERVEGLDAGADDYLVKPFDGEELIARVRARLRSSSGAKAPPITAGALSFDPTGQQFCVADKPIKLHKREFALLESLMRRIDRVVVRCILMEDVYGFDDIVSPGALDTLVSRLRKRLESAGAGVQIHLVRGRGYLLSEAET, from the coding sequence ATGCGAATTCTCATCGTCGAAGACGAAGTGGATATGGCCCACCTCATCTGTAAACGGCTGGGGAAAGCCGGCTATGCCTGCGACCATGTCGCTAATCTCGCAGATGCGCAGGAGGCGTTGCAACAATTTCCGTATCAATTGATGCTGCTCGACCGGCGATTGCCGGATGGCGATGGCGCGGAGGCCGTTCCTGTGATGCGCGCGTTGCGGCCGAGCGTGCGCATCATGATCGTGACTGCGCTCGATGCGCCTCGGGAGCGAGTGGAAGGCCTCGACGCCGGCGCCGACGACTATCTTGTCAAGCCCTTCGATGGAGAAGAGTTGATAGCGCGTGTGCGAGCGCGTTTGAGGTCGTCGAGCGGCGCGAAGGCGCCGCCGATCACGGCGGGAGCTTTGTCCTTCGATCCCACCGGCCAGCAATTTTGCGTCGCGGACAAGCCCATAAAGCTTCATAAGCGCGAGTTCGCGCTGCTCGAATCGCTCATGCGCCGCATCGACCGCGTGGTCGTGCGTTGCATTTTGATGGAGGACGTATACGGATTTGACGACATCGTGTCGCCGGGCGCTCTCGACACGCTCGTCTCGCGCTTGCGCAAGCGGCTCGAAAGCGCCGGCGCCGGCGTCCAGATTCATCTTGTGCGCGGGCGCGGCTATCTCTTGAGCGAAGCCGAGACATGA
- a CDS encoding TonB-dependent siderophore receptor, producing the protein MSVLFRHAFWGFASLLATTALSEGAAVGQEAASSVLPPVKVDAPQQKIRPRAVPSSATPRVARSRTRGSKHAVQINVGAPSPTGVGPALAGGTGGQGAPAPGSQGYVARQSSTGTKTDTPLLEVPQSISVITRAQMDARNVQREGEAFRYMAGVYSEPYGGDPRATFDAPYVRGFDVSTNGVYRDGLREANGVWSRFITEFYGLERVDVLKGPSSVLYGQGSPGGIVDKITKKPTEEARGEAYVQGGSLDRIQGAFDVSGPVDADKRLLYRLVFMARDSGTQFQYGSGDSAPDIRQYVAPSFTWRPTDATSFTLLGDWLHNRTAGPFTVTLANQVSTRVMLGEPSFNKNDFTQGTIGYRFEHKFDEAWTVRQNMRYGALDFGYNNMTASKISANGTIARNATAIDEQLYSFALDTQSEARVATGPVTHTVLVGVDYQSATYTTRTRGGVGPSLNLYYPVYGQIVTTPSTITSYSHQTATQLGVYAQEQAKFDNWILTFGGRFDNARSTTTNIRAGSVAVKDDSQGSYRAGLNYVFDIGVAPYVAYSRSFLPTTGTDFNGNVFKPTIAEQFEGGVKYQPQFFPATFTAAYFDLTQQNVLTPDPARPATTYKVQTGEVNSRGFEFEAVANPMPGLDMVAAYTYNPVHVTKDNATSNGTSNVGKRPAYIARNMASLWADYTLQDGDFRGFGLGAGVRFVGPTYADAANTIQNAGYTLVDATVHYDVGKLIPELEGMRFQVNFNNLLDHQYLVCTATTNCTWGLPRTVIGSLTFRW; encoded by the coding sequence ATGTCCGTTCTATTTCGTCACGCGTTCTGGGGCTTCGCCTCGTTGCTGGCCACCACCGCGCTCTCCGAAGGCGCGGCCGTGGGGCAAGAAGCAGCGTCGTCGGTGTTGCCGCCGGTGAAGGTGGACGCGCCGCAACAGAAGATTCGACCGAGGGCCGTTCCGAGCAGCGCCACGCCGCGGGTGGCGAGATCGCGGACGAGAGGATCGAAGCACGCCGTGCAGATAAACGTGGGCGCTCCCTCGCCGACCGGCGTCGGTCCTGCGCTCGCCGGTGGGACCGGCGGGCAAGGCGCGCCTGCGCCGGGTTCGCAAGGCTATGTGGCGCGCCAGAGCTCCACCGGGACCAAAACCGATACGCCCCTCCTCGAAGTGCCGCAGTCGATCTCCGTCATCACGCGCGCGCAGATGGACGCACGCAACGTACAGCGCGAGGGCGAGGCGTTCCGCTACATGGCGGGCGTCTATTCCGAGCCCTATGGCGGCGATCCGCGCGCCACCTTCGACGCGCCCTATGTTCGCGGTTTCGACGTCAGCACGAATGGCGTCTATCGCGACGGTTTGCGCGAGGCCAATGGCGTCTGGTCGCGCTTCATCACCGAATTCTATGGCCTCGAGCGTGTCGACGTGCTCAAAGGTCCGTCATCGGTCCTCTATGGCCAGGGCAGCCCGGGAGGCATCGTCGACAAGATCACGAAAAAGCCGACAGAGGAGGCGCGCGGCGAGGCCTATGTCCAGGGCGGCTCCTTGGACCGCATTCAGGGCGCCTTCGACGTCAGCGGTCCCGTGGACGCCGACAAGCGCCTGCTCTATCGCCTCGTCTTCATGGCGCGTGACAGCGGCACTCAGTTCCAGTACGGCTCCGGCGATTCGGCACCCGACATCCGCCAGTATGTCGCACCCTCGTTCACATGGCGGCCGACGGACGCGACGTCCTTCACACTATTGGGCGACTGGTTGCACAATCGCACCGCCGGCCCTTTCACGGTGACGCTGGCGAACCAGGTTTCGACGCGCGTCATGCTCGGCGAACCGAGTTTCAACAAGAACGATTTCACGCAGGGAACGATCGGCTACCGGTTCGAGCATAAGTTCGACGAGGCATGGACGGTTCGACAGAACATGCGCTACGGCGCCCTCGATTTCGGTTACAACAATATGACCGCGTCGAAAATTTCGGCAAATGGAACCATCGCTCGGAACGCCACCGCCATCGACGAGCAACTCTATTCCTTCGCGCTCGACACGCAGAGCGAGGCCAGGGTCGCGACCGGCCCGGTGACTCATACGGTTCTCGTCGGCGTCGACTATCAATCGGCGACCTACACGACGCGCACGCGCGGAGGCGTCGGCCCGAGCCTCAATCTCTACTATCCCGTCTATGGCCAGATCGTCACGACGCCATCGACCATAACCAGCTACAGCCATCAGACCGCGACGCAGCTCGGGGTCTATGCGCAGGAGCAAGCGAAATTCGATAATTGGATTTTGACATTCGGCGGACGTTTCGACAATGCGCGCTCGACGACGACAAATATTCGCGCCGGCTCCGTCGCCGTAAAGGACGATTCGCAGGGAAGCTATCGAGCCGGCCTGAACTACGTCTTCGACATCGGCGTCGCGCCCTATGTCGCTTATTCACGATCATTTCTTCCGACCACAGGAACGGACTTCAATGGCAATGTGTTCAAGCCGACGATCGCAGAGCAGTTCGAAGGCGGCGTCAAATATCAGCCGCAGTTCTTTCCGGCCACATTCACCGCAGCCTATTTCGATCTCACTCAGCAGAACGTCCTCACCCCGGATCCGGCGCGGCCGGCGACGACCTACAAGGTGCAGACTGGCGAGGTGAACTCTCGCGGTTTCGAATTCGAAGCCGTCGCCAATCCGATGCCCGGCCTCGATATGGTGGCCGCTTACACTTACAATCCCGTGCATGTGACGAAGGATAATGCGACGTCGAACGGAACGAGCAATGTCGGCAAGAGACCGGCCTATATCGCGCGCAACATGGCTTCGCTCTGGGCCGATTACACTCTGCAAGACGGCGATTTCAGAGGCTTCGGTCTCGGCGCCGGCGTCCGCTTCGTCGGCCCGACCTACGCCGACGCCGCGAACACGATCCAGAATGCAGGATACACGCTCGTCGACGCGACCGTGCATTATGACGTCGGCAAGCTGATCCCCGAGCTCGAGGGCATGCGTTTTCAGGTCAATTTCAACAATCTGCTCGATCATCAATATCTCGTTTGCACGGCGACGACGAATTGCACCTGGGGACTGCCGCGTACCGTGATCGGCAGCCTCACCTTTCGTTGGTAA